Proteins from a genomic interval of Novipirellula aureliae:
- a CDS encoding sialidase family protein: protein MMNPKCMQTRSLIVFMLLMPYGTSNADDRATTAYSGDAIFVAGEDGYDTYRIPALAVTNRGTVLAICEGRVNASSDAGDIDLVIKRSTDSGETWSDLNVIWSDERNTCGNPCTVVDRDTGTIWLLSTWNHGSDHERQIINQQSKDTRRVFVLASQDDGLTWSEPQQITDNVKLEDWTWYATGPGSGIQIQQGPHQGRLVIPCDHIEADSKRYYSHAIFSDDHGQTWQLGDSTPNHRVNECQVVEIAGGRLMLNMRNYDRSQKSRQIAFSDNGGETWKDQTFDTTLVDPICQAAIERFCFEKGESESVLLFSNPASTSSRTKMTLRASYDSGKTWTGQRVLFAAAAAYSDLAVLPNGTIACFHEAGQKNAYESIRFTKIKLSQLTASPEVSDDK from the coding sequence ATGATGAACCCCAAGTGTATGCAAACTCGATCGTTAATCGTCTTCATGCTGCTAATGCCTTACGGTACGAGCAATGCCGATGATAGGGCGACGACAGCTTACTCAGGTGATGCCATCTTCGTAGCAGGGGAAGACGGCTATGACACGTATCGAATCCCGGCCTTGGCGGTCACTAACAGGGGGACCGTTCTAGCGATCTGCGAAGGCCGCGTGAACGCTAGCAGCGATGCTGGCGACATCGACCTCGTCATCAAACGTTCCACCGACAGCGGGGAGACCTGGAGCGATCTGAATGTGATCTGGAGCGACGAGCGGAATACCTGCGGCAACCCTTGCACCGTCGTCGATCGTGATACGGGCACGATTTGGTTACTTAGCACGTGGAATCATGGCTCCGATCACGAACGCCAAATCATCAATCAGCAGAGCAAAGACACTCGCCGAGTTTTTGTCCTGGCGTCCCAAGACGATGGACTGACCTGGAGCGAGCCGCAGCAAATTACCGATAATGTAAAGCTCGAGGATTGGACATGGTATGCGACCGGGCCCGGCAGCGGCATCCAAATCCAGCAGGGACCACATCAGGGGCGTTTGGTCATCCCCTGCGACCACATCGAAGCGGATTCCAAACGCTACTACTCGCACGCAATTTTCTCAGACGACCACGGTCAGACATGGCAACTTGGCGACAGCACACCCAATCACCGCGTTAACGAATGTCAAGTCGTCGAGATAGCGGGAGGTCGCTTGATGCTCAATATGCGAAACTATGATCGATCGCAAAAGAGTCGTCAAATCGCGTTCAGCGACAACGGTGGCGAAACCTGGAAAGACCAAACGTTCGACACCACTCTGGTCGACCCCATCTGCCAAGCCGCGATCGAGCGGTTCTGTTTCGAAAAGGGTGAAAGTGAGAGCGTGTTATTATTCAGCAACCCCGCTTCGACAAGCAGCCGGACGAAAATGACGCTGCGAGCCAGTTACGACAGCGGGAAAACTTGGACGGGACAACGAGTGCTGTTCGCGGCAGCGGCTGCCTATTCCGATCTCGCTGTGTTGCCAAATGGCACGATTGCGTGCTTCCATGAAGCCGGCCAAAAAAACGCCTACGAATCGATTCGTTTCACTAAAATCAAGCTGTCGCAGCTTACTGCCAGTCCCGAAGTTTCAGACGACAAGTGA
- a CDS encoding SUMF1/EgtB/PvdO family nonheme iron enzyme, translating to MKFPVRASLWFACVVTFLPWFSSSGAVFAESVEGRFVTITLPGNSRTLSVAEVQVFSGEKNVALGKETKQTSTAHGGVSARAVDGDTNGNWTSGSVTHTVNDLPTPSWEVDLGELVEIEKITIWNRDGFESRLKDVQTLVLDSDRKVVWGAVVRSPQTGQTVLDVAETKSAVKVGRKVAKLKESKNAKAARPTSREPAVPLPEENGGVLNGPLMKGGHHASGEGDRESLRLAIEDLINTYGDKYAKGEEFLSRLDAMDNEKSEEFAALKKEALLANPLLDFDHLLMVRSKKGKRFSANWQTRVSCGPAGGFDDELVVMSPICDGEIKTVYKPDGGKFVGDVDLHFDGDRLLFASHCDINELSAAPGKGMGYAVFEQKIDPRSGEPLGKPQRVTPDMGADIDCYDACYLPDERIIFASTASYEGVPCVGGKSYVANLYRMNPDGTGVRRLTFDQDASWHPAMMESGRVMYARWEYTDSAHYFSRVLMTMNPDGTDQKAFYGSNSYWPNSIFFARQIPGHNTKFLATVTGHHSNPKGGALCLFDVSKGRQEADGAVQLITGRGKEVEPLVIDNLSKVYSPMFYTPYPLSDKYFLAMTGNSVYLLDVFDNMLCLKKMDGEGGYFEPLPLRATKRPPIMPDRINLESQEATVLINDIYEGPGLQDVPRGTVKGLRVYRYEYGPRHKGGHYSMAMEAGWDAKQVLGTAPVEADGSASFTVPANTPFAMQPLDEQGKSLQLMRSWTVAMPGERLSCVGCHESQNMPPVQRRATAMLRAPSELESFYGSTRGFSFQREVQPVLDTYCVSCHDGSHNMTPDGHDKAGRYQVADRIIGTGPNTGRKFAEAGIPDLSNAKAAHAMLHPYVRRNGPEGDYHLLTPLEFHADTSELVQMLQKGHHNVELDQEAWERLITWIDLNAPYHGTWSEAGANATVLERRKELRRMYDLVSYDPEEILNPYEKAKKIVLPKPLERDVVQPRPSRVGAHQQKTLDFELGDGVTMKLVSVPSGEFSMGSNDETPVEQPISRVAISEPFFIGATEVSLEQFRQFDPEYLNGVYDMHYKDQVKRGYYMNHMQYPVIRVSWDKAKAFCDWLSEKTGRKVTLPTEAQWEWACRAGTDTPLSFGDLDTDFSKHANLSDISVQQMAVKGVDPKPMSNPNHTVDFKLQDPRSDDGTLHLAKVGSFEPNAWGVFDMHGNAAEWTRSDYVAYPYSEGDGRINDSGEKVLRGGSWHDRPFRATSSYRLGYPAWQRVYHAGFRVVVE from the coding sequence ATGAAGTTTCCTGTCCGCGCATCCCTGTGGTTTGCTTGTGTTGTTACTTTCCTGCCCTGGTTTAGCTCGTCGGGCGCTGTCTTCGCTGAAAGTGTCGAAGGCAGATTTGTAACCATCACTCTGCCTGGAAACAGTCGAACGCTTTCTGTTGCCGAAGTACAGGTCTTCAGCGGTGAAAAGAACGTAGCGTTGGGGAAAGAAACCAAGCAAACCTCGACCGCGCACGGTGGCGTTTCTGCGCGTGCTGTGGATGGCGATACCAATGGCAATTGGACTTCGGGTAGCGTTACACACACCGTCAATGATCTACCCACGCCGAGCTGGGAGGTTGATCTCGGAGAGTTGGTGGAAATCGAGAAGATAACGATCTGGAATCGCGACGGTTTTGAATCCCGCTTGAAGGACGTTCAAACTCTCGTGCTCGACAGCGACCGCAAAGTCGTTTGGGGCGCCGTCGTGCGCAGCCCCCAAACGGGCCAGACCGTCCTCGATGTCGCCGAAACCAAGAGTGCCGTCAAAGTCGGCCGAAAGGTTGCCAAGCTGAAAGAAAGCAAAAATGCCAAAGCTGCCCGGCCTACCAGCAGGGAACCCGCAGTGCCCCTGCCGGAAGAAAACGGCGGCGTGCTCAACGGCCCCTTGATGAAGGGCGGCCACCATGCCAGCGGCGAAGGCGATCGTGAATCACTGCGACTAGCCATCGAAGACCTGATCAACACCTACGGCGACAAATACGCCAAAGGAGAAGAATTCTTGAGTCGGCTCGATGCGATGGACAACGAAAAAAGTGAAGAGTTTGCGGCGCTTAAAAAAGAGGCGTTGTTAGCCAACCCGCTTTTGGACTTTGACCACCTGCTGATGGTCCGCAGTAAGAAGGGCAAGCGATTCTCTGCGAATTGGCAAACTCGCGTTTCTTGTGGTCCAGCGGGTGGATTTGACGACGAATTGGTGGTCATGTCGCCGATTTGCGATGGCGAGATCAAGACTGTCTACAAACCGGACGGTGGCAAGTTTGTCGGTGATGTGGATTTGCATTTTGATGGCGACCGATTGTTGTTCGCCTCCCATTGCGACATAAACGAACTGAGCGCTGCTCCAGGTAAAGGTATGGGGTATGCCGTGTTTGAACAGAAGATCGATCCCCGTAGCGGCGAGCCGCTTGGCAAGCCACAGAGGGTCACTCCGGACATGGGCGCCGACATCGATTGCTATGACGCCTGTTACCTACCCGATGAACGAATTATCTTCGCCTCGACCGCTAGCTATGAAGGCGTCCCGTGTGTTGGAGGCAAGTCTTACGTCGCCAATTTGTACCGCATGAATCCAGATGGAACAGGTGTTCGTCGGCTGACTTTTGACCAGGATGCGAGTTGGCATCCGGCGATGATGGAAAGTGGCCGCGTCATGTATGCTCGCTGGGAATACACCGACTCGGCTCACTATTTTAGCCGCGTATTGATGACGATGAATCCGGACGGAACGGACCAAAAGGCGTTCTATGGCAGTAACTCCTATTGGCCAAACAGCATCTTCTTCGCCAGACAGATCCCAGGCCACAACACTAAGTTCCTGGCGACGGTGACTGGCCACCATAGTAATCCGAAGGGTGGGGCGTTGTGTTTGTTTGACGTCTCGAAGGGGCGTCAGGAGGCCGACGGCGCCGTCCAACTGATCACCGGCCGAGGCAAAGAAGTTGAGCCGCTGGTGATTGATAATTTGTCTAAAGTGTATAGCCCTATGTTCTACACCCCCTACCCATTGAGCGACAAATATTTCCTGGCGATGACGGGCAACTCCGTCTACCTGCTCGACGTATTTGACAATATGTTGTGTTTGAAAAAAATGGACGGTGAGGGAGGCTACTTCGAACCGCTTCCACTCCGCGCTACAAAACGCCCGCCGATCATGCCGGACCGGATCAACTTGGAGAGTCAAGAGGCCACAGTGCTGATCAACGATATTTACGAAGGACCAGGACTGCAAGATGTCCCCCGTGGCACTGTGAAAGGCCTGCGGGTCTATCGTTATGAATACGGCCCGCGTCACAAGGGAGGCCATTATTCGATGGCGATGGAGGCTGGTTGGGACGCGAAGCAGGTCCTCGGAACCGCGCCAGTCGAGGCGGACGGATCTGCTAGTTTTACCGTCCCAGCCAATACGCCCTTTGCAATGCAACCGCTCGACGAGCAAGGTAAGTCGCTCCAACTAATGCGAAGTTGGACGGTGGCGATGCCCGGTGAGAGGCTTTCGTGTGTCGGCTGCCACGAAAGCCAAAACATGCCTCCAGTGCAACGACGCGCCACAGCCATGCTGCGTGCACCGAGCGAACTGGAATCGTTCTACGGGTCGACGCGAGGATTCAGCTTCCAACGAGAAGTTCAACCTGTGCTTGATACCTATTGTGTGAGCTGTCACGATGGATCGCACAACATGACGCCAGACGGCCATGATAAGGCGGGACGCTATCAGGTGGCTGATCGCATCATCGGAACCGGACCGAACACAGGCCGCAAGTTCGCCGAAGCCGGCATCCCTGATCTTTCCAACGCGAAGGCCGCCCACGCGATGCTTCATCCCTATGTTCGTCGCAACGGTCCCGAAGGTGATTATCATCTACTGACCCCGCTTGAATTCCATGCCGATACGAGTGAACTCGTCCAAATGCTGCAAAAGGGACACCACAACGTGGAGCTTGATCAGGAAGCGTGGGAACGCCTCATTACCTGGATCGATCTGAACGCTCCTTATCATGGCACGTGGAGCGAAGCGGGAGCGAACGCAACCGTTCTCGAGCGACGAAAGGAATTGCGTCGGATGTACGATTTGGTCAGCTATGATCCAGAGGAAATACTTAACCCTTACGAGAAGGCGAAAAAGATCGTCCTTCCGAAACCGCTTGAACGCGACGTCGTCCAGCCACGACCCTCGCGCGTCGGTGCCCATCAGCAGAAGACACTTGACTTCGAGCTTGGTGATGGAGTGACAATGAAGCTTGTCAGTGTGCCATCGGGTGAGTTCTCGATGGGAAGCAACGACGAAACGCCCGTCGAGCAACCAATCTCACGCGTCGCGATCAGCGAGCCATTCTTCATCGGAGCCACTGAAGTGTCCCTGGAGCAGTTTCGGCAGTTTGATCCCGAATATCTTAACGGCGTCTACGATATGCACTACAAGGACCAGGTTAAGCGGGGTTATTACATGAACCACATGCAGTACCCGGTGATCCGTGTCTCATGGGACAAAGCAAAGGCGTTCTGCGATTGGCTCTCAGAGAAGACCGGTCGCAAGGTGACGCTGCCTACAGAGGCTCAGTGGGAATGGGCCTGTCGAGCTGGAACCGATACGCCGTTGTCCTTCGGCGACCTCGATACTGATTTTTCCAAACACGCCAACCTTTCGGATATCTCGGTCCAACAGATGGCGGTCAAAGGTGTGGATCCCAAACCAATGAGCAACCCCAATCACACGGTTGATTTCAAGTTGCAAGACCCTCGATCAGACGACGGGACACTTCACCTTGCCAAGGTCGGCAGTTTTGAGCCCAATGCGTGGGGGGTGTTCGATATGCATGGTAACGCTGCCGAATGGACACGATCAGATTACGTAGCGTACCCGTATTCCGAAGGTGACGGACGCATCAATGACAGCGGAGAGAAAGTTCTCCGTGGTGGCTCCTGGCACGATCGCCCGTTCCGGGCCACCTCCAGCTATCGGCTGGGATACCCCGCTTGGCAAAGGGTTTATCACGCCGGGTTCCGAGTGGTTGTCGAATAG
- a CDS encoding HzsA-related protein, with translation MFRSTSRPKFWRQIIVLLVISAAGLLTSPTSFAQPTASERIDELQQQCDALELAINDLIDTFGDRYRSGQGYAARLDSLESELMLVSKRTSAAELEQLQIACSELRHDALLANPLLCEQPLLFVTRHQYKRDHHNSATMFQTGEINEASFQGGGALKTIDFSQDGKVTTLVDLPEGIVRDPDVCFTGKSILVSMRLNPSDDYHLYQLAADGSERQQLTSGEGISDIDPIYLADGQILFSSTREPKYCQCNRHIMCNLFTMDLDGSNLDQIGHSTLHEGHPSLLSDGRVMYDRWEYVDRNFGDAQGLWVVNPDGTNHAIVYGNNTASPGGVLEGCSVPGTDLILATFTSCHDRPWGALALIDPSRALDGKQAVLRTWPESAIDLVDVGNYDTFKKVQPKYEDPYPLSANYFLCSRMTGEGERMGIYLVDLFGNEILVHSEDAGCFDPMPLAPRPKPVALPSRIDLAKQEGTFYVVDVYVGSGMEQIERGTVKWLRVVEVPEKRFWTPESWNGSGTQAPAMAFDDFNNKRILGTVPVESDGSAYFRIPADRFVYFQLLDENGMMLQSMRSGTMVRPGETTGCVGCHDNRHQSIPPGGRAIAMKRQPNELTPWYGATRAFSYNRDVQPVFDKHCISCHDYDQVAGEQLNLAGDLGLVFNTSYLELRSKSMVHAVGAGPATIQLPKSWGSHASRLAAVLQDGHEDADIDKDIQLDREAFDRIVTWIDINAPYYPEYASAYPKNRYGRSPLNMQELTMLSELTGINLKDQKQASQISFTRPEMSPCLVTLRQQDSASYHEALELIRVGAKRLIERPRADMPGFQLDGQDAVRERKYQASQRQMQ, from the coding sequence ATGTTTCGCTCTACTTCTCGACCAAAGTTCTGGCGTCAAATCATTGTCTTGCTCGTCATCAGCGCGGCGGGTCTGCTGACATCGCCGACTTCGTTCGCTCAGCCAACTGCGTCTGAGCGTATCGATGAGTTGCAGCAGCAATGCGATGCGTTGGAGCTAGCGATCAACGACCTGATCGACACCTTTGGAGATCGTTACCGAAGCGGCCAAGGCTACGCAGCCCGTCTTGATTCACTCGAAAGTGAATTAATGCTAGTGTCGAAAAGAACGAGTGCCGCCGAGTTGGAGCAATTGCAGATTGCGTGTTCTGAACTGCGCCACGATGCGTTACTGGCTAATCCGCTGCTGTGCGAGCAACCACTTCTGTTTGTGACTCGGCATCAATACAAACGCGATCATCACAACAGCGCCACGATGTTTCAAACGGGTGAGATCAATGAAGCGAGTTTTCAAGGGGGCGGTGCACTGAAGACGATTGATTTTTCCCAAGACGGCAAAGTCACGACGTTGGTCGATTTGCCCGAAGGGATCGTGCGCGATCCCGATGTTTGCTTCACTGGCAAATCGATTCTCGTTTCGATGCGACTGAACCCTAGCGACGACTACCATCTTTACCAACTTGCCGCTGACGGTTCTGAGCGACAACAATTGACCAGTGGCGAAGGCATTTCGGACATCGACCCGATCTATCTGGCTGATGGTCAGATTCTATTTAGCTCCACTCGCGAGCCGAAGTACTGTCAGTGCAATCGCCACATTATGTGCAATCTGTTCACGATGGATTTGGACGGAAGCAATCTGGATCAAATCGGGCACAGCACATTGCATGAAGGTCATCCATCGCTGCTGAGCGATGGACGAGTGATGTACGATCGCTGGGAATATGTTGATCGCAACTTTGGTGATGCTCAGGGGCTATGGGTTGTCAATCCCGACGGCACCAACCATGCTATTGTCTACGGAAACAATACCGCCTCGCCCGGCGGCGTGTTAGAGGGATGCAGTGTTCCCGGTACCGATCTCATTTTAGCGACCTTCACCTCTTGCCATGATCGCCCCTGGGGTGCGTTGGCGTTAATCGACCCGAGTCGCGCCTTGGACGGCAAGCAGGCGGTGCTGCGCACATGGCCGGAATCGGCGATCGATCTTGTCGACGTTGGCAATTATGACACATTCAAAAAAGTCCAACCTAAATATGAAGATCCCTACCCGTTGTCGGCAAACTATTTCTTGTGTTCACGGATGACCGGCGAAGGCGAAAGAATGGGAATCTATCTGGTGGATTTGTTTGGCAATGAGATTTTGGTTCATAGTGAAGACGCCGGTTGCTTCGACCCCATGCCGCTCGCACCAAGACCTAAGCCAGTCGCTTTGCCATCAAGAATCGACTTAGCAAAACAAGAGGGTACGTTTTATGTCGTCGATGTGTATGTGGGTTCGGGAATGGAGCAGATTGAACGCGGAACGGTGAAATGGTTGCGAGTGGTCGAGGTGCCCGAGAAGCGATTCTGGACTCCTGAATCCTGGAACGGCAGCGGCACGCAAGCGCCCGCCATGGCGTTTGACGATTTCAACAATAAGCGTATTTTGGGGACCGTTCCGGTGGAAAGCGACGGTAGTGCTTACTTTCGCATTCCAGCAGATAGGTTTGTCTATTTTCAATTGTTGGACGAAAATGGCATGATGCTCCAATCGATGCGCAGTGGCACGATGGTACGACCAGGCGAAACGACCGGTTGTGTTGGCTGTCACGACAACCGACATCAAAGTATTCCACCGGGTGGCAGAGCAATAGCGATGAAGCGTCAGCCAAATGAGTTGACACCATGGTATGGAGCAACACGAGCTTTCAGTTACAACCGAGACGTCCAACCGGTCTTCGACAAGCACTGTATTTCCTGTCACGATTATGACCAAGTCGCTGGCGAGCAGTTGAACCTTGCCGGAGATCTGGGGTTGGTTTTCAACACGTCCTATCTAGAATTGCGAAGCAAATCAATGGTCCACGCCGTCGGAGCCGGTCCGGCGACGATTCAGCTGCCGAAGAGTTGGGGATCGCACGCTAGTCGGCTGGCCGCAGTCCTACAAGATGGGCATGAAGATGCGGACATCGACAAAGACATTCAGCTTGATCGTGAAGCATTTGATCGAATCGTTACCTGGATCGATATTAATGCCCCCTACTATCCGGAGTACGCCAGTGCATATCCCAAGAATCGCTATGGTCGATCACCGCTGAACATGCAAGAACTTACCATGCTCAGTGAATTGACCGGTATCAATCTGAAGGACCAGAAGCAGGCATCGCAAATCAGTTTCACTCGTCCCGAAATGAGTCCTTGCTTGGTGACACTTCGTCAGCAAGATTCAGCAAGCTACCATGAAGCGTTGGAGTTGATCCGAGTCGGTGCAAAACGATTGATCGAGCGACCTCGTGCGGACATGCCCGGCTTTCAACTCGATGGCCAGGATGCAGTACGTGAACGCAAATACCAAGCCAGCCAACGGCAAATGCAGTGA
- a CDS encoding D-arabinono-1,4-lactone oxidase, with translation MIENFGRNLQIEPAKYCCPKSESELLAFLDANRDENIRAIGRLHSWSNVIQSDGALVDMNHFDVLSLEKFEGVSAVRVGAGCQIKEVIHMLQLHGLTLPTLGLIDEQSVAGAISTGTHGSGKESFSHFVLGVRIATFGDGDSKAKLCSINSGQPRLLRAARCSLGCLGIITEVVLPVREQYGIEEHLKRYNSLEEVLAKEAEYPLQQFYLVPWRWDYFVQHRRESNRTHSWHAIAYRWFWSLGMDTVFHLFICILARWLPSRCTKLAYRHLIPRLIPQNWKVVDRSDRQLTMQHERFRHIEVETFVAGRHLNSAIETARDLLTTYASKSSSEKYVHHYPICIRRVLPDDTLVSPASGGDEPWYTLSFISYARPAERQGFEAFANEVAQTMIKQFNARPHWGKFCPIKSTMLTRLYPQWEEFAAFVRMADGASPFANPWLQGLLEKNAE, from the coding sequence ATGATTGAGAACTTCGGTCGCAACCTCCAAATCGAGCCGGCAAAGTACTGTTGCCCCAAATCTGAGTCGGAGCTACTGGCGTTTCTTGACGCAAATCGTGACGAGAATATTCGTGCGATCGGACGATTGCACTCTTGGAGCAACGTCATACAGTCCGACGGGGCGCTGGTCGACATGAATCATTTCGACGTATTGTCGCTGGAGAAATTTGAGGGGGTATCGGCCGTACGCGTTGGTGCAGGATGTCAGATCAAAGAGGTCATTCACATGCTTCAACTTCATGGACTGACCCTGCCAACGCTTGGCTTGATCGACGAACAGTCTGTCGCGGGGGCGATCTCCACAGGCACTCACGGCTCGGGAAAAGAAAGTTTCTCGCATTTTGTACTTGGCGTTCGGATTGCAACCTTCGGCGATGGCGACAGCAAGGCAAAGCTGTGCTCGATTAACTCAGGCCAACCAAGGCTACTCCGCGCGGCACGCTGTTCTCTGGGATGCCTTGGAATCATTACCGAAGTAGTGCTTCCCGTACGAGAACAGTATGGAATCGAGGAGCATCTCAAGCGATACAACTCGCTCGAAGAAGTGTTAGCGAAAGAGGCCGAATACCCTTTGCAACAGTTCTATCTCGTTCCCTGGCGATGGGACTACTTTGTCCAACATCGCAGAGAATCGAATCGAACGCATAGTTGGCATGCGATTGCCTATCGCTGGTTCTGGTCGCTGGGGATGGACACAGTCTTCCATCTTTTTATTTGCATACTCGCGCGCTGGTTGCCAAGTCGCTGCACGAAGCTGGCCTACCGACATCTCATTCCCCGGCTAATTCCTCAGAACTGGAAAGTCGTGGATCGTTCCGATCGACAATTGACGATGCAGCACGAGCGGTTTCGGCATATCGAAGTCGAGACCTTCGTCGCGGGACGACACCTCAATTCAGCGATCGAGACAGCTCGCGATCTATTAACAACCTACGCATCGAAGTCATCATCGGAAAAATACGTGCATCACTATCCGATCTGTATTCGTCGTGTCTTGCCCGACGATACGCTGGTCTCACCTGCTTCAGGTGGGGATGAGCCGTGGTACACGCTCAGCTTTATTAGTTACGCGCGACCTGCGGAACGACAAGGCTTTGAAGCCTTTGCGAATGAAGTCGCGCAAACGATGATAAAACAATTCAACGCGAGGCCCCATTGGGGAAAATTCTGTCCTATCAAATCGACGATGCTTACGCGTCTGTACCCACAGTGGGAGGAATTTGCAGCATTTGTTCGGATGGCCGATGGAGCCTCTCCATTCGCGAATCCATGGCTTCAAGGTTTGCTCGAAAAGAATGCGGAGTGA
- a CDS encoding TlpA family protein disulfide reductase, whose protein sequence is MLSWYVLLCCVLRCGLVRDVDGSWNEMGTATLPTANAVSVGIHALNTSGTTVKVTFHELKQQMEYVPVEAESSVGIELKTPASIASVAKRPDPEFIKLVNRIRELEQRSKTIDSTTPDERQKLMDDTRGLLSDADDPLKVRLVLAFASDLSRQFEQLGEYDNAIVVYDLAIETLQSVEDEMVKRMTTSLLKYRDRLQSKFNMIGKPIELDGETLSGVDFSWQDYQGKIVLVDFWASWCGPCRSEIPNVLKQYERFHEQGFEVVGICLDSNRQVAEDYVKTEGLPWLSLFQDEAGWKHPMAIRYEVHSIPTAILVDRDGNVVSVSARGDELSKLLEARFAVQENNQH, encoded by the coding sequence GTGCTATCTTGGTACGTTTTGCTTTGCTGCGTTCTTCGTTGCGGACTTGTGCGTGATGTCGATGGATCGTGGAATGAAATGGGAACCGCAACGCTGCCCACTGCCAACGCCGTGTCGGTTGGAATTCATGCATTGAACACATCCGGGACCACGGTAAAGGTAACGTTTCATGAATTGAAACAACAAATGGAATACGTGCCTGTTGAAGCGGAATCCAGTGTCGGGATTGAACTGAAAACGCCCGCGAGCATTGCATCCGTTGCGAAGAGACCCGACCCGGAATTCATCAAACTGGTCAATCGCATTCGAGAGCTAGAACAGCGATCAAAAACAATCGATTCCACGACACCGGACGAGCGACAGAAACTCATGGACGACACTCGTGGGTTGCTCAGCGATGCCGATGATCCATTGAAAGTGCGTTTAGTGCTCGCCTTTGCCTCCGATCTGAGTCGCCAATTCGAACAGCTCGGTGAATACGATAATGCGATCGTTGTCTACGATCTCGCAATTGAGACGCTGCAGTCTGTTGAGGACGAAATGGTGAAACGGATGACGACCTCGCTTCTAAAGTACCGTGACCGATTGCAGAGTAAGTTCAACATGATCGGCAAGCCGATCGAACTCGATGGCGAAACGCTATCGGGTGTGGACTTTAGCTGGCAAGACTACCAGGGCAAGATTGTGCTGGTCGATTTCTGGGCATCTTGGTGCGGCCCTTGTCGCTCGGAGATCCCAAATGTTCTCAAACAGTACGAGCGATTTCACGAGCAAGGATTTGAGGTGGTTGGAATCTGCTTAGACTCGAATCGACAAGTCGCCGAAGACTATGTCAAAACGGAAGGTTTGCCGTGGCTATCTTTGTTCCAAGACGAAGCAGGCTGGAAGCATCCGATGGCAATCCGATATGAAGTTCATTCCATTCCGACAGCAATCCTCGTTGATCGCGACGGAAACGTTGTCTCCGTATCAGCACGCGGTGACGAGCTCAGCAAGTTGCTTGAAGCAAGGTTTGCAGTGCAGGAGAATAACCAACACTGA
- a CDS encoding multiheme c-type cytochrome yields MFFLSTRFTRLFVLFSSGLLCFVGSSAPWPSFAKDPPTASVASDRADRVDAAVSLRAQNESHFLDSKNCAVCHSNSQRAMAMRDAKRRPVAPYDLWQPSMMANSSRDPFWRAVLSAEVAATASMKGAIEEKCTRCHTPTVAPTPKSPDGEVLAYLTNQDQRSQLGVDGVSCTVCHQIADQNLGTDASFTGRFEINQERKIFGPHADPFTMPMQHFVGYTPTIATMF; encoded by the coding sequence ATGTTTTTTCTGTCAACGCGTTTCACCCGGTTGTTCGTGTTGTTTTCGAGTGGACTGCTTTGTTTCGTTGGCTCATCGGCACCCTGGCCTTCTTTCGCCAAGGATCCCCCCACAGCATCGGTCGCGAGCGATCGTGCTGACCGCGTGGATGCCGCCGTTTCGCTGAGAGCGCAGAATGAGTCCCATTTTCTTGATTCAAAGAACTGTGCGGTTTGTCATTCCAATTCTCAGAGGGCCATGGCAATGCGAGACGCGAAACGACGTCCCGTAGCTCCCTATGATTTATGGCAACCGTCGATGATGGCCAACTCTTCTCGCGACCCATTTTGGCGAGCCGTTTTATCCGCTGAAGTTGCTGCAACGGCGTCCATGAAAGGGGCGATCGAAGAAAAATGTACTCGTTGCCATACGCCGACGGTCGCGCCTACGCCGAAAAGTCCGGATGGTGAAGTTTTAGCGTACTTGACGAATCAGGATCAGCGTTCCCAGCTTGGAGTGGACGGCGTTTCATGCACCGTGTGCCATCAGATCGCGGATCAAAACCTTGGAACGGATGCCTCCTTTACGGGGCGTTTTGAAATCAACCAAGAAAGGAAGATCTTTGGTCCGCATGCCGATCCTTTTACCATGCCCATGCAACACTTCGTCGGTTACACACCGACGATAGCAACCATGTTTTGA